From Lycium ferocissimum isolate CSIRO_LF1 chromosome 12, AGI_CSIRO_Lferr_CH_V1, whole genome shotgun sequence, one genomic window encodes:
- the LOC132040718 gene encoding cucumber peeling cupredoxin-like isoform X2, translating to MEKIIHMVVFGALFVAILLQVTTAQTVHVVGEDTAWIIPLNGPTAYESWASDRTFKVGDTLVSRASFEGCNMDNAIGEALMTSPANFTLTPGEHYYICTDIKHCEAGQRLAITVAGTDTPEASDPTSSTAIDTIPQPSSSTIMFASFLLTLSSIALATFL from the exons ATGGAGAAAATTATTCACATGGTTGTTTTTGGTGCTTTATTTGTCGCAATTTTGCTACAAGTCACAACAGCACAAACAGTGCATGTTGTTGGGGAGGATACAGCTTGGATTATACCACTCAATGGCCCTACAGCTTATGAAAGCTGGGCTTCTGACAGAACCTTCAAAGTTGGCGACACCTTAG TATCAAGAGCCTCATTTGAAGGGTGCAATATGGACAATGCTATAGGCGAAGCTTTGATGACATCACCAGCAAATTTTACTCTAACTCCTGGTGAACATTATTATATTTGCACGGATATCAAGCATTGTGAAGCTGGTCAGAGACTTGCAATTACAGTTGCAG GTACTGACACTCCTGAAGCCAGCGACCCCACCTCCAGCACTGCTATAGACACTATACCTCAACCTTCTTCCTCGACGATCATGTTCGCCAGTTTTCTGCTTACTTTATCTTCGATTGCATTGGCAACTTTTCTTTAA
- the LOC132040718 gene encoding cucumber peeling cupredoxin-like isoform X1 has product MEKIIHMVVFGALFVAILLQVTTAQTVHVVGEDTAWIIPLNGPTAYESWASDRTFKVGDTLVFNFNALNHGVQEVSRASFEGCNMDNAIGEALMTSPANFTLTPGEHYYICTDIKHCEAGQRLAITVAGTDTPEASDPTSSTAIDTIPQPSSSTIMFASFLLTLSSIALATFL; this is encoded by the exons ATGGAGAAAATTATTCACATGGTTGTTTTTGGTGCTTTATTTGTCGCAATTTTGCTACAAGTCACAACAGCACAAACAGTGCATGTTGTTGGGGAGGATACAGCTTGGATTATACCACTCAATGGCCCTACAGCTTATGAAAGCTGGGCTTCTGACAGAACCTTCAAAGTTGGCGACACCTTAG TTTTCAATTTTAATGCTCTGAACCATGGCGTGCAAGAAGTATCAAGAGCCTCATTTGAAGGGTGCAATATGGACAATGCTATAGGCGAAGCTTTGATGACATCACCAGCAAATTTTACTCTAACTCCTGGTGAACATTATTATATTTGCACGGATATCAAGCATTGTGAAGCTGGTCAGAGACTTGCAATTACAGTTGCAG GTACTGACACTCCTGAAGCCAGCGACCCCACCTCCAGCACTGCTATAGACACTATACCTCAACCTTCTTCCTCGACGATCATGTTCGCCAGTTTTCTGCTTACTTTATCTTCGATTGCATTGGCAACTTTTCTTTAA